The Primulina eburnea isolate SZY01 chromosome 8, ASM2296580v1, whole genome shotgun sequence genome contains a region encoding:
- the LOC140839339 gene encoding glucan endo-1,3-beta-glucosidase 12-like, which yields MEFPIRFSDSLFSLLFILPFLRYGICDSGAVGINYGRIADNLPSPPQVVKLLRGEGITKVKLYDTDSTVLSALSGSGISVIVALPNEQLASAAAGQSFTDSWVQSNILAYHPNTQIQAIAVGNEVFVDPQNTTVFLVPAMKNVYASLVKHGVASSIKVSSPIALSALQTSYPSSSGSFKSNLVEPVIKPMLNFLKQTGSYLMVNAYPFFAYVANTDTISLDYALFRNNSGVVDQNNGLVYKSLFEAQLDAVFAAMNALGFNDVKMVVSETGWPSKGDENEVGASEPNAAAYNGNLVRRVLTGGGTPLRPDEPLDVYLFALFNENQKTGPTSEKNYGLFYPNEQKVYDIPLTVEGLSMNNESKSQVVAKPPSRGGDPGDFSTSTVGQTWCVANEQAGEKKLQAALNYACGEGGADCRPIQPGAACYNPKNLVAHASYAFNSFYQRNGRGSWTCDFSGAAYVVTQSPKFGSCKFPTAG from the exons ATGGAATTCCCAATTCGCTTCTCCGATTCTCTCTTTTCACTGTTATTCATACTCCCTTTTCTACGATATGGAATTTGCGACTCCGGCGCCGTAGGAATCAACTACGGCCGTATCGCCGACAACCTCCCGTCGCCCCCCCAAGTGGTGAAACTCCTCCGAGGAGAAG GTATCACCAAAGTTAAGCTCTATGACACAGATTCTACCGTCCTCTCCGCGCTCTCTGGTTCCGGCATCTCTGTGATTGTAGCGCTTCCCAACGAGCAGCTCGCCTCCGCTGCCGCGGGTCAATCTTTTACGGACTCGTGGGTCCAATCCAATATCCTCGCATACCATCCTAATACGCAAATCCAGGCCATTGCTGTTGGCAATGAAGTTTTCGTGGATCCACAAAATACTACCGTTTTCCTCGTGCCAGCCATGAAAAACGTGTATGCTTCACTCGTTAAGCATGGTGTAGCTTCGTCAATCAAAGTTTCATCCCCAATCGCCCTCAGTGCGCTCCAAACGTCATACCCTTCATCATCTGGTTCTTTCAAATCAAACCTCGTAGAGCCTGTCATCAAACCCATGTTGAATTTCCTTAAACAGACTGGTTCCTACCTAATGGTGAACGCCTACCCATTTTTCGCGTATGTGGCGAATACAGACACCATCTCTTTAGATTACGCCTTGTTCCGCAACAACTCCGGCGTTGTAGACCAGAACAATGGCCTTGTTTACAAAAGCTTGTTCGAAGCCCAACTTGACGCCGTTTTCGCGGCGATGAATGCTTTAGGATTCAACGATGTCAAGATGGTTGTTTCTGAAACAGGGTGGCCATCGAAAGGCGACGAAAATGAAGTGGGAGCAAGTGAACCAAATGCGGCTGCTTACAACGGGAACCTGGTGCGCAGAGTGCTCACTGGCGGAGGGACCCCTCTTCGGCCCGATGAGCCACTCGACGTCTATTTATTCGCCCTTTTCAACGAGAACCAGAAGACCGGGCCCACTTCCGAAAAGAACTACGGGCTCTTTTATCCGAATGAGCAAAAAGTGTACGATATCCCTCTCACGGTGGAGGGCCTCAGCATGAACAACGAAAGTAAAAGCCAGGTGGTGGCGAAGCCTCCGAGCAGAGGCGGTGACCCAGGGGACTTCTCCACTAGTACCGTGGGGCAGACGTGGTGCGTGGCTAATGAACAAGCGGGGGAGAAGAAATTGCAAGCGGCGCTGAATTATGCTTGTGGTGAAGGAGGCGCAGATTGTCGGCCGATTCAGCCAGGTGCAGCCTGCTACAATCCGAAGAACCTGGTGGCACACGCCTCATATGCATTTAACAGCTTTTACCAGAGAAATGGTCGGGGGAGTTGGACCTGCGATTTTTCCGGCGCCGCCTACGTCGTTACTCAGTCTCCGA AATTTGGTAGCTGCAAGTTCCCCACCGCTGGCTAA